One genomic segment of Mastomys coucha isolate ucsf_1 unplaced genomic scaffold, UCSF_Mcou_1 pScaffold22, whole genome shotgun sequence includes these proteins:
- the Kcng4 gene encoding potassium voltage-gated channel subfamily G member 4 isoform X2: MPMSSRDRDLHPGHHHFGSCSPLSQLWPGPEPQSVKGLYYCRARKVGTLDASPEASLKEILVNVGGQRYLLPWSTLDAFPLSRLSRLRLCRSYEEITQLCDDYDENSQEFFFDRNPSAFGVIVSFLAAGKLVLLREMCALSFREELSYWGIEEANLERCCLRKLLKKLEEAAELRREEAAQRQQQRQACHSEVHASRWSRSMNQLREMVEDPQSGLPGKVFACLSVLFVATTAVSLCVSTMPDFRAEEDKGTAAGLRMALFSQPAVRRRAIGHGRMH; encoded by the exons ATGCCCATGTCTTCCAGAGACAGGGACCTGCATCCTGGACACCATCACTTTGGCTCCTGCAGCCCCTTGAGCCAGCTCTGGCCTGGTCCCGAGCCTCAATCAGTCAAGGGCCTTTACTACTGCAGGGCCCGGAAGGTGGGCACTCTGGACGCCTCTCCAGAGGCCAGTCTGAAAGAGATCTTGGTGAACGTGGGTGGCCAGCGGTACCTGCTGCCCTGGAGCACCCTGGATGCCTTCCCGCTGAGCCGCCTGAGCAGGCTCCGGCTGTGCCGCAGCTATGAGGAGATCACGCAGCTCTGTGATGACTACGATGAGAACAGCCAGGAGTTCTTCTTTGACAGGAACCCCAGCGCCTTCGGGGTGATCGTGAGCTTCCTGGCTGCAGGAAAGCTGGTGCTTCTGCGAGAGATGTGCGCCCTGTCCTTCCGGGAGGAGCTGAGCTACTGGGGCATCGAGGAAGCCAACCTGGAGCGCTGCTGCCTGCGCAAGCTGCTGAAGAAGCTAGAGGAGGCGGCCGAGCTGCGCAGGGAGGAGGCTGCCCAGCGCCAGCAGCAGCGCCAGGCCTGCCACTCTGAGGTGCACGCTTCGCGATGGTCCCGCAGCATGAACCAGCTGCGTGAAATGGTGGAGGACCCACAGTCAGGGCTGCCCGGGAAGGTCTTCGCTTGCCTCTCCGTTCTGTTTGTGGCAACCACGGCTGTCAGCCTGTGTGTGAGCACCATGCCCGACTTCAGGGCTGAGGAGGACAAG GGGACAGCAGCCGGGCTGAGAATGGCTCTATTTAGCCAGCCAGCTGTCCGAAGGAGAGCCATAGGGCATG GGAGAATGCACTAG